One Deinococcus planocerae DNA segment encodes these proteins:
- a CDS encoding DUF305 domain-containing protein, with product MQRRVQRHRLILGGVAGLALLGGALALAWPRPPAEGSADVTFARDMSAHHAQAVEMSVTMVKRAADPAVKLLAQDILLTQQAQIGQMQGWLMAWGRPLAGTEAPLAGMDRTGMGLATPQQVQELAYLPVGVAERQYLQVMRRHHQGGVAMARLALRDLNRPEVRAFAGRVVTAQTSEIGAIDALLARRGVRPPTPTTAPKDEATATPMDGMTHE from the coding sequence ATGCAGCGGCGCGTACAGCGGCACCGTCTGATCCTGGGCGGCGTGGCGGGGCTGGCCCTGCTCGGCGGCGCGCTGGCCCTGGCCTGGCCCCGTCCCCCCGCCGAGGGCAGCGCGGACGTGACCTTTGCCCGCGACATGAGCGCCCACCACGCCCAGGCGGTCGAGATGAGCGTCACGATGGTCAAGCGCGCGGCGGACCCGGCGGTGAAACTCCTCGCGCAGGACATCCTGCTCACCCAGCAGGCCCAGATCGGGCAGATGCAGGGCTGGTTGATGGCCTGGGGCCGACCCCTGGCCGGAACCGAGGCGCCGCTGGCGGGGATGGACCGGACGGGCATGGGCCTGGCGACCCCCCAGCAGGTTCAGGAACTCGCGTACCTTCCCGTGGGTGTGGCCGAGCGGCAGTACCTCCAGGTGATGCGGCGGCACCACCAGGGAGGCGTGGCGATGGCACGGTTGGCCTTGCGGGACCTGAACCGGCCGGAGGTGCGGGCGTTCGCCGGGCGGGTCGTGACCGCGCAGACGTCGGAGATCGGGGCCATCGACGCACTGCTCGCCAGGCGGGGCGTTCGGCCGCCGACGCCGACGACGGCCCCAAAAGACGAGGCGACCGCAACCCCAATGGACGGCATGACCCATGAGTGA
- a CDS encoding NRAMP family divalent metal transporter has protein sequence MNDSTASPSASPEPWKTARRPAFGHSLGPGLVIGASDDRPSGLATSSQVGAQFGFGRLWTLLFSSPRMTSAQEISARIGRVTGHGLAGTTRRHFPAGVLYAVTLVLVVVPTLHPGADIGAMDAALLDAALFARLSAGLPVVVPYARDLRALKWLTVRLFASVVRVPWGEALRATVWPRLAPGTGGLKGLLVVPDTTISPYLFFWQASREVRAHAGEAQLRRALDQAEAPELRLRIDTFLGLACPNLVAFFIILTAPITLHASGRTDIQMAAQVAEALSPVAGRLAFSLFALGIIGAGLLAVPVLAGGAGAPPPHRARLFWGAGGRDAAGLRSPPGAGPGGDHQRVVAAPVMARTMLLAIRRDGLGRFTLPPRLQVLCWLTATVRLLVAPGLFVTWGR, from the coding sequence ATGAACGATTCCACCGCTTCCCCGTCTGCCTCGCCGGAACCGTGGAAGACCGCACGGCGGCCCGCCTTCGGGCATTCGCTGGGTCCCGGCCTCGTGATCGGCGCGTCGGACGACCGTCCCAGTGGCCTCGCCACCTCCTCCCAGGTGGGCGCGCAGTTCGGGTTCGGACGGCTGTGGACCCTGCTGTTCTCGTCCCCCCGGATGACGAGCGCCCAGGAGATCAGCGCCCGCATCGGGCGGGTCACGGGGCACGGGTTGGCCGGCACCACCCGGCGCCACTTCCCCGCCGGGGTCCTGTACGCCGTGACCCTGGTCCTCGTGGTCGTGCCCACCCTCCACCCTGGGGCGGACATCGGCGCGATGGACGCGGCCCTGCTGGACGCGGCGCTGTTCGCCCGGCTGTCGGCGGGGTTGCCGGTGGTCGTGCCGTACGCGCGGGACCTCCGGGCGCTGAAGTGGCTCACCGTCAGGCTGTTCGCCTCCGTGGTGAGGGTGCCCTGGGGCGAGGCCCTGAGGGCCACCGTGTGGCCGCGGCTCGCGCCGGGGACTGGGGGGCTCAAGGGGTTGCTCGTGGTGCCGGACACGACCATCAGCCCGTACCTGTTCTTCTGGCAGGCGTCGCGGGAGGTCCGCGCCCATGCTGGCGAGGCGCAGTTGCGCCGCGCCCTGGACCAGGCGGAGGCGCCGGAACTGCGCCTCCGGATCGACACGTTCCTCGGCCTGGCCTGTCCGAACCTGGTGGCCTTTTTCATCATCCTGACAGCGCCGATCACGCTGCACGCTAGTGGCCGGACGGACATCCAGATGGCGGCGCAGGTGGCCGAGGCCCTGAGCCCGGTGGCCGGGCGGCTCGCCTTCAGCCTGTTCGCCCTCGGCATCATCGGCGCCGGCCTGCTGGCGGTGCCGGTGCTGGCCGGGGGGGCTGGAGCGCCGCCCCCTCACCGCGCGCGGCTTTTCTGGGGTGCTGGTGGGCGCGACGCTGCGGGGCTTCGATCCCCTCCGGGCGCTGGACCGGGCGGCGATCATCAACGGGTGGTGGCCGCGCCGGTCATGGCCCGGACAATGCTCCTCGCCATCCGCCGGGACGGGCTGGGCCGCTTCACCCTGCCCCCGCGCTTGCAGGTCCTGTGCTGGCTCACGGCGACGGTGAGGTTGCTCGTCGCCCCGGGCCTGTTCGTGACGTGGGGGCGGTGA
- a CDS encoding DUF6328 family protein, translated as MTSREPPAGPSTHDPGSLDDLLQETRVLLTGAQVLTAFLITVPFSSGFARLVATERGVYGATFLSALASLVLFTSVAAYHRLNWPLRDRPRFKRFATRVVVVGLVPLSLALVLATHLVLQPLFGTLWARLATGLVGLLIGGLWWVLPLTSRLHRKSPA; from the coding sequence ATGACGTCACGAGAACCGCCGGCGGGTCCCTCCACCCACGACCCCGGATCCCTCGACGACCTGTTGCAGGAGACGCGGGTGCTGCTCACCGGCGCGCAGGTGCTGACCGCCTTCCTGATCACCGTGCCGTTCAGTTCGGGCTTTGCACGGCTGGTGGCCACGGAGCGCGGGGTGTACGGGGCCACGTTCCTGAGCGCGCTCGCCAGCCTGGTGCTGTTCACCTCGGTGGCGGCGTACCACCGCCTGAACTGGCCGCTGCGGGACCGGCCGCGCTTCAAGCGTTTCGCCACCCGGGTGGTCGTCGTGGGCCTGGTCCCGCTTTCCCTCGCGCTCGTGCTGGCGACCCACCTGGTGCTTCAGCCGCTCTTCGGAACCCTGTGGGCCCGCCTGGCGACCGGTCTGGTGGGCCTGCTGATCGGGGGGTTGTGGTGGGTGCTCCCGCTCACCAGCAGATTGCACCGGAAGTCGCCCGCATGA
- a CDS encoding ArsR/SmtB family transcription factor: MRTASQDDVCEVTCVHPEAVARARATLPDAGCIEDATALLKVVADPTRFRILSALNTEELCVCDLAAVVGISESAVSHQLRLLRAHRLVTFRKEGRIVYYRLLDQHINSLIGGAVDHVRE, from the coding sequence ATGAGAACCGCTTCTCAAGACGACGTGTGCGAAGTGACCTGCGTCCACCCCGAGGCAGTCGCCCGCGCCCGCGCCACCCTGCCCGATGCGGGGTGCATCGAGGACGCCACCGCCCTGCTCAAGGTCGTGGCCGACCCCACGCGATTCCGCATTCTCAGCGCCCTGAACACCGAGGAGCTGTGCGTGTGCGACCTGGCCGCCGTGGTGGGCATCAGCGAGAGCGCGGTCAGCCACCAGCTTCGACTCCTGCGGGCCCACCGACTGGTGACCTTCCGCAAGGAGGGCCGCATCGTCTACTACCGCCTGCTCGACCAGCACATCAACAGCCTGATCGGCGGGGCGGTGGACCACGTGCGGGAATGA
- a CDS encoding signal peptidase II, whose protein sequence is MSVGSRGWPLAAILALLALEGLLKRWAVANLTPGVDRTLLPGVLHLDFTLNPGMAWGMLGSFPAPLAILRLLVGLVIVAALLSGRLGRAQRWPLALIAAGALGNALDGLTRGAVVDYLTSPLLDAVSGTLGGGRFPIFNLSDMLVCAGVAGLLLQAGWRERRAHHDGPPAPESRASTHTKENP, encoded by the coding sequence GTGAGCGTGGGGTCACGCGGGTGGCCGCTGGCGGCGATCCTGGCCCTGCTCGCCCTGGAGGGGCTGCTTAAGCGCTGGGCGGTGGCAAACCTGACCCCCGGCGTCGACCGGACCCTGCTGCCGGGCGTGCTGCACCTGGACTTCACCCTGAACCCGGGCATGGCCTGGGGCATGCTGGGCAGCTTCCCGGCCCCCCTGGCGATCCTGCGCCTGCTCGTGGGGCTGGTGATCGTGGCCGCGCTGCTGTCGGGGCGCCTGGGCCGCGCCCAGCGCTGGCCGCTGGCCTTGATCGCGGCAGGGGCCCTCGGGAACGCCCTCGACGGCCTGACACGCGGCGCGGTCGTCGATTACCTGACCTCACCGCTGCTGGACGCCGTGTCCGGGACACTCGGCGGTGGACGTTTTCCCATCTTTAACCTGTCGGACATGCTGGTCTGCGCCGGGGTCGCCGGGTTGCTGCTGCAGGCCGGGTGGAGAGAACGCCGGGCGCACCACGACGGACCTCCCGCCCCTGAGTCCCGTGCTTCCACTCACACCAAGGAGAACCCATGA
- a CDS encoding DUF3105 domain-containing protein codes for MKRMLLLTLPVLLAACSQGGGDIEGVQTFKNEGGAHQEGRVNYAQTPPPGGAHNPAWQNCGVYNRPLYDEYAVHSLEHGAVWLTYKPGLPAEQVEALKRVVDGRTYTLLSPHETQTAPLVLTAWNAQLKVQDVNDPRVKQFLQKYEQGGEAPEVGASCSGAYSGTV; via the coding sequence ATGAAGAGAATGCTGCTGCTGACCCTGCCCGTGCTGCTCGCCGCCTGCTCCCAGGGGGGCGGCGACATCGAGGGCGTCCAGACCTTCAAGAATGAGGGCGGCGCCCACCAGGAGGGCCGGGTCAATTACGCCCAGACGCCCCCACCCGGTGGCGCGCACAACCCCGCCTGGCAGAACTGCGGGGTATACAACCGACCCCTCTACGACGAGTACGCCGTGCACAGCCTGGAGCACGGCGCCGTGTGGCTCACCTACAAACCGGGGCTGCCTGCCGAGCAGGTCGAGGCCCTGAAGCGGGTGGTGGACGGCCGCACCTACACCCTGCTCTCCCCGCACGAGACGCAGACGGCGCCATTGGTCCTGACCGCCTGGAACGCCCAGCTCAAGGTGCAGGACGTGAACGACCCTCGCGTGAAACAGTTCCTCCAGAAGTACGAGCAGGGGGGCGAGGCCCCGGAGGTTGGAGCGTCATGCAGCGGCGCGTACAGCGGCACCGTCTGA
- the lnt gene encoding apolipoprotein N-acyltransferase — protein sequence MALSFAFPPSPLAWLAPLPLAWLFRAVAAPPPRGAFALTLTFAAGFFGVLLLWLPGSLTPLFGPGVAALYPILVGLLALTWAGTAAMTRRVMGPATLWALPFAWTLLDAARALGPFGFTWGSLGYAFAPTPLVQLADLGGLALVGLLVALTAAALADGRPRALLGGAALLSLGLAYGLTRPPDPPGSARALLVQGNIDPRAKAQGRTTDELGRYLTLTRSGLTAGPARLVVWPETAAPAAPSSPEVARALTALKVPLLLGAPTEEDGYRNSVYAFEEGQVRGRQDKVRLVPFGEFFPGRKALDGVYRALFRALGLPALTGTVPGRTLAPLVVGNLRVGALICYESTFPAFARAQVRRGARVLAVVSNDAWFGPSVGGEQHFQMGRVRAIETRRWLLRAGNDGVTAAIAPSGQVTARLSRGVAGVLPVSFAEAGTWTPYVRWGEWVAALSALVLLGLWLGTRGSRTKRRVGRRSLAEWWPVINRNSSRSGG from the coding sequence GTGGCCCTGTCGTTCGCGTTTCCGCCTTCCCCGCTCGCGTGGCTCGCCCCGCTGCCCCTGGCCTGGCTGTTCCGGGCGGTGGCCGCCCCCCCGCCGCGAGGGGCCTTCGCCCTGACCTTGACCTTCGCGGCCGGCTTCTTCGGGGTGCTGCTGCTGTGGTTGCCGGGCAGCCTGACGCCCCTCTTCGGTCCCGGCGTGGCGGCGTTGTACCCGATCTTGGTGGGGCTGCTGGCCCTGACCTGGGCTGGAACGGCGGCCATGACCCGCCGGGTGATGGGCCCCGCCACGCTCTGGGCCCTGCCGTTCGCGTGGACGCTGCTGGACGCCGCGCGCGCCCTGGGACCGTTCGGGTTCACCTGGGGCAGCCTGGGGTACGCCTTCGCGCCGACCCCACTCGTGCAGCTCGCCGATCTGGGCGGCCTCGCGCTGGTGGGGCTGCTCGTCGCGTTGACGGCGGCGGCCCTGGCGGACGGGCGACCCCGCGCGCTGCTGGGCGGCGCGGCGCTGCTGTCCCTGGGCCTCGCTTACGGGCTCACCCGGCCTCCCGACCCACCGGGCAGCGCGCGGGCACTGCTGGTCCAGGGCAATATCGATCCGCGGGCCAAGGCTCAGGGGCGCACGACGGATGAATTGGGGCGTTACCTGACCCTGACGCGCTCAGGCCTGACGGCGGGCCCGGCGCGGCTGGTGGTGTGGCCGGAGACGGCCGCCCCGGCCGCGCCGAGTTCTCCCGAGGTGGCCCGCGCGCTGACGGCCCTGAAGGTGCCGCTGCTGCTGGGCGCCCCCACCGAGGAGGACGGGTACCGCAACAGCGTGTACGCTTTTGAGGAAGGCCAGGTGCGGGGCCGGCAGGACAAGGTGCGGCTGGTGCCGTTCGGGGAGTTCTTTCCGGGCCGCAAGGCGCTCGACGGAGTTTACCGGGCCCTGTTCCGCGCCCTGGGGTTGCCGGCGCTGACGGGCACCGTCCCCGGACGCACGCTGGCGCCGCTGGTGGTGGGGAACCTGCGGGTGGGGGCGCTCATCTGTTACGAGTCGACGTTTCCGGCCTTCGCCCGCGCCCAGGTGCGGCGCGGCGCGCGGGTCCTGGCCGTGGTATCGAACGACGCCTGGTTCGGGCCGTCGGTGGGCGGCGAGCAGCACTTCCAGATGGGGCGCGTGCGGGCCATCGAGACCCGCCGCTGGCTGTTGCGGGCGGGCAACGACGGGGTGACGGCGGCCATCGCCCCCTCCGGGCAGGTCACGGCCCGGCTGTCGCGAGGGGTCGCCGGGGTGCTGCCCGTGTCCTTTGCGGAGGCCGGGACCTGGACGCCGTACGTCCGGTGGGGGGAGTGGGTCGCGGCGCTGAGCGCGCTGGTCCTGCTGGGTCTGTGGCTGGGCACGCGCGGGTCCAGGACCAAGCGGCGGGTCGGGCGCAGGTCCCTCGCTGAGTGGTGGCCGGTCATCAACAGGAATTCCTCCCGGAGCGGGGGTTGA
- a CDS encoding DUF1345 domain-containing protein, with product MRGRTALASRLARRAASARARLVAMSVAGLGVYLLLPDAWPWFLQVLLAWDAAALVFLVPAVWLVVSADAAETRHLATRADPARASARLLLLAASSMSLVGVGRGLAEAGHLGGSLEVVLTVGSLLAVALSWSTLHMVYTLHYAHLYYRDSQGGVDFNQERDPSYREFLYLAFTVGMTYQVSDTPVTDTGLRFEITKHALLAFLFGTVIVAFSINMVAGLVK from the coding sequence GTGAGGGGACGCACCGCGCTCGCCAGCCGCCTGGCCCGTCGGGCGGCCAGCGCCCGCGCCCGCCTGGTGGCCATGAGCGTGGCCGGGCTGGGCGTGTACCTGCTGCTGCCGGACGCCTGGCCGTGGTTTCTCCAGGTGCTGCTGGCCTGGGACGCCGCCGCGCTGGTCTTCCTGGTGCCCGCCGTGTGGCTCGTGGTGAGCGCGGACGCGGCCGAGACCCGGCACCTCGCCACCCGGGCGGACCCCGCGCGGGCCAGCGCCCGGCTGCTGCTGCTCGCGGCCAGCAGCATGAGTCTGGTCGGCGTGGGGCGCGGGCTGGCCGAGGCCGGCCACCTGGGCGGGTCCCTGGAGGTGGTCCTGACGGTCGGCAGTCTGCTGGCGGTCGCGCTCTCCTGGAGCACGCTCCACATGGTCTATACCCTGCACTACGCCCACCTGTACTACCGGGACAGTCAGGGCGGGGTGGACTTCAACCAGGAGCGTGACCCGAGTTACCGCGAGTTTCTGTACCTGGCCTTCACGGTGGGCATGACCTACCAGGTGTCGGACACGCCGGTGACCGACACGGGCCTGCGCTTCGAGATCACCAAGCACGCGCTGCTCGCCTTCCTGTTCGGGACGGTGATCGTCGCCTTTTCCATCAACATGGTCGCGGGACTGGTGAAATGA
- a CDS encoding cation diffusion facilitator family transporter, with product MSEHGHSHGASASARQLTLALGLTGTFLVVEVIYGFLSGSLALLSDAGHMLTDVMALALSLFAIRIGQRQADRRRTFGYRRAEILAAAVNAGALFAIGMYILFEAYRRLREPVEIQSTTMLIVAVLGLLVNVISARILVGGSQGSLNVKSAYLEVLSDLLGSVAVIIGALLIRFTGLTWIDPVLGALIGLWVLPRTWTLLKASVNVLMEGTPEGLDLDVLRADLAALPGVAEVHDLHVWSVTSGEHNLTAHLVVPGPEGGLLAQVHEVAERHGIEHSTVQLEPPGAHAGHEGHLHP from the coding sequence ATGAGTGAGCATGGGCACAGCCACGGGGCAAGTGCGAGCGCCCGGCAACTCACCCTGGCCCTGGGGCTGACTGGCACCTTTCTGGTCGTCGAGGTCATCTACGGCTTCCTCTCGGGCAGCCTGGCGCTGCTCTCCGACGCCGGGCACATGCTCACCGACGTGATGGCGCTGGCCCTCTCCCTGTTTGCGATCCGCATCGGGCAGCGCCAGGCCGACCGTCGGCGCACCTTCGGGTACCGCCGCGCCGAGATCCTGGCGGCGGCCGTGAACGCGGGGGCGCTCTTCGCTATCGGGATGTACATCCTCTTCGAGGCCTACCGCCGCCTGCGCGAGCCGGTCGAGATCCAGAGCACCACCATGCTGATCGTGGCGGTGCTGGGACTCTTGGTGAACGTGATCAGCGCCCGCATCCTGGTGGGCGGCAGTCAGGGCAGCCTGAACGTGAAGTCCGCCTACCTGGAGGTGCTGAGTGACCTGCTCGGCTCGGTCGCGGTGATCATCGGGGCCCTGCTGATCCGCTTCACCGGCCTGACCTGGATCGACCCCGTGCTGGGCGCGCTGATCGGCCTGTGGGTGCTGCCGCGCACCTGGACGCTGCTGAAGGCCAGCGTGAACGTGCTGATGGAGGGCACGCCCGAGGGGCTGGACCTGGACGTGCTCCGGGCGGATCTCGCGGCCCTGCCGGGGGTCGCCGAGGTTCACGACCTGCACGTCTGGAGTGTGACCAGCGGCGAACACAACCTCACGGCGCATCTGGTGGTGCCCGGACCCGAAGGCGGCCTGCTCGCCCAGGTCCACGAGGTCGCCGAGCGGCACGGCATCGAGCACAGCACCGTACAACTGGAACCGCCCGGCGCCCACGCCGGGCACGAAGGACACCTCCATCCATGA
- a CDS encoding cation diffusion facilitator family transporter — protein sequence MDRTLRLAQYSLLLGLLILALKAGAYLLTGSVALYSDALESIINVVASAAALFALSVARKPADADHPYGHAKAEYFSAVFEGVLIVLAAVSIIYSAYQDLRAPKPLEALGLGLLVSLGATLLNAGYGTYLVRSGRRLRSPALVADGQHLLTDVVTSGGVLVGLGLVALTGWTVLDPLMAMLVALNILWVGGRLVRSSARSLLDEAAPPETQALIRRLVAEHADGALEAHDLRTRHAGQVTFIDFHLVVQGHLTVGQAHAICDRLEGVIEREVPGSEVTIHVEPEGAAQHRGVLVL from the coding sequence TTGGACCGTACCCTCCGACTGGCCCAGTACAGCCTGCTGCTGGGCCTGCTGATCCTCGCGCTCAAGGCGGGCGCGTACCTGCTGACCGGCAGCGTTGCGCTGTACTCCGACGCGCTGGAGAGCATCATCAACGTCGTCGCCTCTGCGGCCGCCCTCTTCGCGCTCTCGGTCGCGCGCAAGCCCGCCGACGCCGACCACCCCTACGGCCACGCCAAGGCTGAGTACTTCTCGGCCGTGTTCGAGGGCGTGTTGATCGTCCTGGCCGCCGTCAGCATCATCTACAGCGCCTACCAGGACCTCAGGGCCCCGAAGCCCCTCGAAGCGCTGGGACTGGGTCTGCTCGTCTCGCTCGGGGCGACCCTGCTGAACGCGGGCTACGGCACCTACCTCGTCCGCAGCGGGCGGCGGCTGCGCTCCCCCGCCCTGGTCGCGGACGGTCAGCACCTGCTCACCGACGTGGTGACCAGCGGGGGGGTCCTCGTCGGCCTGGGGCTGGTGGCGCTGACCGGCTGGACGGTGCTCGACCCACTCATGGCGATGTTGGTGGCCCTGAACATCCTGTGGGTGGGCGGGCGGCTGGTGCGGTCGTCCGCGCGCAGCCTGCTCGACGAGGCCGCGCCGCCCGAGACGCAGGCCTTGATCCGCCGCCTGGTGGCCGAGCACGCCGACGGCGCCCTGGAGGCGCACGACCTGCGCACCCGCCACGCGGGCCAAGTCACCTTCATCGACTTCCACCTGGTGGTCCAGGGGCACCTCACGGTGGGGCAGGCCCACGCCATCTGCGACCGGCTGGAAGGAGTGATTGAGCGGGAGGTGCCGGGGAGCGAGGTCACCATCCACGTGGAGCCCGAGGGGGCCGCCCAGCACCGGGGGGTGCTCGTCCTCTGA
- a CDS encoding glutaredoxin family protein, which yields MTTVTVYTTGACATSRAVGAFLTRHAIPFTEKNVNHDPQARAELLARADVSSLPVTRVGDQMFSGTFRDQREGIARALRLTGGR from the coding sequence ATGACCACGGTCACCGTGTACACGACGGGAGCCTGCGCGACCAGCCGGGCGGTGGGCGCCTTCCTGACCCGTCACGCCATTCCCTTCACGGAGAAGAACGTCAACCACGACCCGCAGGCGCGCGCGGAGCTGTTGGCGCGTGCCGACGTGTCCTCGCTGCCCGTCACCCGGGTCGGCGACCAGATGTTTTCCGGGACCTTCCGGGACCAGCGCGAGGGCATCGCCCGCGCCCTCAGGCTGACGGGGGGACGGTGA
- a CDS encoding SCO family protein — MNDVTLPSPTQPARRPVWQSLLWALLAVGLLLGGVWTYARLKSPFPFYGTVYDPQTTAPALTGTGEDGRPFALSSLRGQTVAVFFGFLHCANICPTTLASLERVRQALPEAERANFRTVLVTLDPARDDVKKLREYVRFFSSSAKGVFLPEPDLGDTAAAWGVGYQKSDVKSKTTYQINHTTGVYLIDREGRRRLVWDYTQLTNTDRVAADVREVMR; from the coding sequence ATGAACGACGTGACCCTCCCCTCTCCCACCCAACCGGCGAGGCGCCCCGTCTGGCAGTCCCTGCTCTGGGCCCTGCTGGCCGTCGGCCTGCTGCTGGGCGGCGTGTGGACCTACGCCCGGCTGAAAAGCCCCTTTCCCTTCTACGGCACCGTGTACGACCCGCAGACAACCGCGCCTGCCTTGACGGGCACCGGGGAGGACGGCCGACCCTTCGCCCTGAGTTCGCTGCGGGGTCAGACGGTCGCCGTGTTCTTCGGCTTCCTGCACTGCGCGAACATCTGCCCGACCACCCTGGCCTCCCTGGAGCGGGTGCGCCAGGCCCTGCCGGAAGCGGAGCGGGCCAACTTCCGCACCGTGCTCGTGACCCTCGACCCCGCCCGGGACGACGTGAAGAAACTGCGCGAGTACGTCCGGTTCTTCAGCTCCTCCGCGAAGGGCGTCTTTCTCCCGGAGCCTGATCTCGGCGACACCGCCGCCGCCTGGGGGGTGGGCTACCAGAAATCCGACGTCAAGAGCAAGACGACCTACCAGATCAACCACACCACCGGCGTGTACCTGATCGACCGCGAGGGACGGCGGCGCCTGGTCTGGGACTACACCCAGCTCACGAACACGGACCGCGTGGCGGCGGATGTGCGGGAGGTGATGCGGTGA